From a single Miscanthus floridulus cultivar M001 chromosome 8, ASM1932011v1, whole genome shotgun sequence genomic region:
- the LOC136469995 gene encoding uncharacterized protein, whose amino-acid sequence MEHRWQFDAKHKGFVARQAPLLTDALGFRPFVERLRAIWWPVGFKVLGVNTYDGKANPTQWLTLYEITVRAVSGDEDVIANYLPIMLNQSVNNWLLSLWENSIQSWDDLEKVFTDNYMATCEQPDTKYDLEKLHQSSKESLHDFIRCFSEIINFVPNITDAEAIAAFTKGLWHKKLHGKLYRKRPTTIGELIQTSNEYADSKEAKQAARSTHHQHYDDDRHEDRRYDDRDRRHDDHDRRQDDREPQHDDCPDSLRGRQGHHRQPGNSINTINARAKRTYDADFGNLLDSRCPIHKDAKHTMQECRGLKIALGGESSKKP is encoded by the coding sequence ATGGAGCATCGCTGGCAATTCGATGCCAAACATAAGGGATTTGTTGCCCGTCAAGCACCACTTCTTACCGACGCATTAGGATTTCGCCCCTTTGTGGAAAGGCTTCGAGCCATCTGGTGGCCTGTGGGTTTCAAGGTTCTTGGTGTTAACacctatgatggaaaggccaaccctactcagtggctaactctataTGAGATCACCGTGAGAGCCGTAAGCGGAGATGAAGACGTCATAGCAAACTATCTACCCATCATGCTTAACCAGTCTGTGAACAACTGGCTCCTTAGCCTATGGGAGAATTCCATCCAATCTTGGGATGACCTtgagaaagtcttcaccgacaattacatggctacgtgtgaGCAGCCCGACACCAAGTATGACCTAGAGAAGCTTCATCAATCCTCCAAGGAGTCCCTGCATGACTTCATCAGGTGCTTCTCAGAGATAATAAATTTTGTTCCCAACATCACTGATGCTGAAGCCATCGCCGCTTTCACCAAAGGACTCTGGCATAAGAAACTCCATGGCAAGCTATACCGCAAGAGGCCCACAACCATCGGTGAACTGATACAAACATCAAATGAATATGCCGACTCCAAAGAAGCCAAACAGGCTGCTCGCTCCACTCACCACCAACACTATGATGATGACCGTCATGAAGATAGGCGCTACGATGATCGTGACCGCCGCCATGACGACCACGACCGCCGCCAAGATGACCGTGAGCCCCAGCATGACGACTGCCCAGATAGCTTAAGAGGTAGACAAGGCCATCATCGCCAGCCTGGTAACTCCATCAACACCATCAACGCCCGTGCCAAGCGCACCTACGACGCTGATTTTGGCAACCTGCTAGACAGTCGATGCCCTATCCATaaggatgccaagcacaccatgCAAGAGTGTAGAGGCCTAAAGATAGCACTTGGTGGTGAATCATCAAAGaaaccatga